One Synechococcus sp. MU1617 genomic window, GCAGAGGAAGGTGCGGCGACCTTAGCCACCCAATTGAATTAACAATGAAAGATTCACTTCATCAACAAGAAGAAAGAGTGAAATAGCGCACAAAGTATTAATTCGGGAGTCTTTATTATGACCACCAGAAAAAAACACTTTGGTTCTAGGTTCAATTCAGCCGTATCGCCATCATGACGAGTTCTCTGAGTGCTTTTCTCGGCGAAATTGGTCGCCATCAACTGCTCACTCCAGAGCAGGAACTCATGATGGGGAGAAAGGTTCAGGCGATGGTCGCCATCACAGAACGCTGTCATCTGGCTGGCGGCAGTGGCCCAGCCTGTGAGTACAGCGATGAAGAAAAAGGTGTGATTCGCCGTGGCGAACGGGCCAAAAATCAGATGATTACGTCCAACCTTCGTCTTGTTGTCAATCTAGCCAAGCGTTATCAGGGCAAAGGTCTGGATCTGCTCGATCTGATTCAGGTGGGAACCCTGGGCCTGACCCGTGCCGTCGAGAAATACGACCCCACCCGCGGCCATCGTTTCTCCACCTATGCCTACTGGTGGATTCGGCAGGGCCTGAACCGAGCGCTCTCCACCCAAAGCCGCACGATTCGCATTCCCGTGAATGTGAACGAAAAGCTCACCAAATTGCGGGCCGCCAAGGCACGCTTGATGCAGCGAAACGGCCTCAGCCCCAGCGGTGAACAACTGGCGGAGTTCATGGAGATCCCCATCGCTGAGGTGGAAGATCTGCTGGCCTGTGAACTGCGCAGCGTCACCGTGAGCCTGCAGGGTGTTGTGAAATCAAAATCGGATCCCTCCGAGCTGGTGGATGTGCTGCCCAGCGAGGAGCTACCGCCGATGGAACGGGCCGAGATCGATGAACGCACCGCATCGGTCTGGTCCTTGCTGGCCAAAGCCAATCTCACCCCGAAAGAACACACCGTCGTAACCCTGCGCTTTGGGCTGGATGGCACCAACGAATGGCGCACTCTCGCTGAAGTGGCTCGCCATATGAACTGTTCACGGGAGTATTGCCGTCAGGTGGTGCAGCGGGCCCTGCGCAAACTGCGCAAGACGGGACTTCAGAGCGGACTCGTGGAATCCACACCCTGAACATCGGCCCGCCCCGCTGGCGTCCTGCGAAGGAACTGGGGAGAGTGGGTCCAACCGGTTCCCTTGCATGACTGACCATGCTGCGCGTACCACCGTTGAAGCCGACGTGCTTGAACGGGAGGTGATCGACGAAACCCTGCTGCGGCGCCTGTTGCAACGGGCCGGCAGAGGTCTTGCCGCCCCAGCCCTGGAAGCCCTGGAGTTGATGCTTGACCCCGAGACACCCTCAGCCGCACGGCTGACGATGCTCGCTGCCCTGAGCTACCTCCTGATGCCAGCCGACCTGATTCCAGACCTGCTGCCGGTGGCCGGTTTCAGTGATGATCTGGTGGCGCTTACGGCCATGGTTGGTTTGTGGAGCAATCACGTCACTCCAGCAATCCGGATGCGGGCTCGACGCAAACTGGATCGCTGGTTTCCCCTGGCGCACTGAATCGCTGAACTAAATCGCTGATCAATGTCTGGCTGGACCCCTGAATTTGAAGCGGATCTCACTCTGCTGCTGAAGGACTGGTTGAAGCAGCAAGGGCGCACGCAGGCCGACCTGCGCCGAAACTTGCGCGCTGTGTCGACCCGAATGCCCGCTCTGCTTGAGGTGCTGGAGCGAGAACACAAACTGCGTGGACTGGCTGGACTGGCTGATCGGCTTTGCAGCGTTGAAGCCGAATGGCATGGCCAGCCCTCAAGCGACAGTGCCGGTGTCGCAACAGCGGATGACGATCCGTTCGGCCAACTTGATCTTCTTTT contains:
- a CDS encoding sigma-70 family RNA polymerase sigma factor: MTSSLSAFLGEIGRHQLLTPEQELMMGRKVQAMVAITERCHLAGGSGPACEYSDEEKGVIRRGERAKNQMITSNLRLVVNLAKRYQGKGLDLLDLIQVGTLGLTRAVEKYDPTRGHRFSTYAYWWIRQGLNRALSTQSRTIRIPVNVNEKLTKLRAAKARLMQRNGLSPSGEQLAEFMEIPIAEVEDLLACELRSVTVSLQGVVKSKSDPSELVDVLPSEELPPMERAEIDERTASVWSLLAKANLTPKEHTVVTLRFGLDGTNEWRTLAEVARHMNCSREYCRQVVQRALRKLRKTGLQSGLVESTP
- a CDS encoding YkvA family protein, with translation MTDHAARTTVEADVLEREVIDETLLRRLLQRAGRGLAAPALEALELMLDPETPSAARLTMLAALSYLLMPADLIPDLLPVAGFSDDLVALTAMVGLWSNHVTPAIRMRARRKLDRWFPLAH